The following coding sequences lie in one Burkholderia cepacia genomic window:
- the kynU gene encoding kynureninase, with protein sequence MIKTREDALALDRDDPLAPLRDQFSLPDGVIYLDGNSLGAQPSASAARAQQVISAEWGEGLIRSWNTAGWFALPRRLGDKLATLIGGAPGETVVTDTISINLFKLLSAMLRHQAERAPERRVIVSERSNFPTDLYIAQGLIEQLGGDYELRLIDDPADLPAALGADTAVAMITHVNYRTGYMHDMPAVTQLVHDSGALMLWDLAHSAGAVPVDLNGARADGAVGCTYKYLNGGPGSPAFVWVPQRHLAHFSQPLSGWWGHRAPFAMQPAFAPDPGIARFLCGTQPIVSMSMVECGLDVFLQTDMHAIRRKSLALTDAFIALVEARCAGLSLKLVTPRAHHQRGSQASFEHPHGYEVMQALIARGVIGDYREPYVLRFGFTPLYTRFADVWDAVETLRDILATDAWKAPEFAERGAVT encoded by the coding sequence ATGATCAAGACCCGTGAAGACGCGCTCGCACTCGACCGCGACGACCCGCTTGCCCCGCTGCGCGACCAGTTCTCGCTGCCCGACGGCGTGATCTACCTCGACGGCAACTCGCTCGGCGCGCAGCCGAGCGCATCGGCCGCGCGCGCGCAGCAGGTGATTAGCGCCGAATGGGGCGAAGGCCTGATCCGCAGCTGGAACACGGCCGGCTGGTTCGCACTGCCGCGCCGCCTCGGCGACAAGCTCGCGACGCTGATCGGCGGTGCGCCCGGCGAAACGGTCGTCACCGATACCATCTCGATCAACCTGTTCAAGCTGCTGTCGGCCATGCTGCGCCACCAGGCCGAGCGCGCACCGGAGCGCCGCGTGATCGTGTCGGAACGCTCGAATTTCCCGACCGACCTGTATATCGCGCAAGGGCTGATCGAACAGCTCGGCGGCGACTACGAGCTGCGCCTGATCGACGATCCGGCCGACCTGCCGGCCGCGCTCGGCGCGGACACGGCCGTCGCGATGATCACGCACGTGAACTACCGCACCGGCTACATGCACGACATGCCGGCCGTCACGCAGCTCGTGCACGACTCGGGCGCGCTGATGCTGTGGGATCTCGCGCACTCGGCCGGCGCGGTGCCGGTCGACCTGAACGGCGCGCGCGCCGACGGCGCGGTCGGCTGCACGTACAAGTACCTGAACGGCGGCCCCGGCTCGCCCGCGTTCGTGTGGGTGCCGCAGCGCCATCTCGCACATTTCTCGCAGCCGCTGTCGGGCTGGTGGGGCCACCGCGCGCCGTTCGCGATGCAGCCGGCCTTCGCGCCCGATCCGGGCATCGCACGCTTCCTGTGCGGCACGCAGCCGATCGTGTCGATGTCGATGGTCGAATGCGGGCTCGACGTGTTCCTGCAGACCGACATGCACGCAATCCGCCGCAAGTCGCTCGCGCTGACCGATGCGTTCATCGCGCTCGTCGAAGCGCGCTGCGCAGGCTTGTCGCTGAAGCTCGTCACGCCGCGCGCGCATCACCAGCGCGGCTCGCAGGCGAGCTTCGAGCATCCGCACGGCTACGAAGTGATGCAGGCGCTGATCGCGCGCGGCGTGATCGGCGACTACCGCGAGCCGTACGTGCTGCGCTTCGGCTTCACGCCGCTTTATACGCGCTTCGCCGACGTGTGGGATGCCGTCGAGACGCTGCGCGACATCCTCGCCACCGACGCGTGGAAGGCGCCCGAGTTCGCCGAACGCGGCGCGGTGACCTGA
- the kynA gene encoding tryptophan 2,3-dioxygenase, translating into MQPPGGDAPAGCPFSGARAAQPAQAAHEAPHVPGDAGWHNAQLDFSKSMSYGDYLSLNSILDAQHPLSPDHNEMLFIIQHQTSELWMKLALFELRGALDAVRTDALPPAFKMLARVSRILEQLVQAWSVLSTMTPSEYSAMRPYLGQSSGFQSYQYRQLEFLLGNKNVQMLQPHAHRPDILEQVRATLEAPSFYDEVVRLLARRGFPIAPERLDRDWTQPTRHDETVEAAWLEVYRHPQQHWELYEMAEELVDLEDAFRQWRFRHVTTVERIIGFKQGTGGTSGAPYLRKMLDVVLFPELWHVRTTL; encoded by the coding sequence ATGCAGCCACCCGGCGGCGACGCGCCGGCGGGCTGCCCGTTCTCGGGCGCACGCGCCGCACAACCGGCGCAGGCCGCGCACGAAGCGCCGCACGTGCCCGGCGATGCCGGCTGGCACAACGCGCAACTCGATTTCTCGAAGTCGATGAGCTACGGCGACTACCTGTCGCTGAATTCGATCCTCGATGCGCAGCATCCGCTGTCGCCCGATCACAACGAGATGCTGTTCATCATCCAGCATCAGACGAGCGAGCTGTGGATGAAGCTCGCGCTGTTCGAACTGCGCGGCGCACTCGACGCGGTGCGCACCGACGCGCTGCCGCCCGCATTCAAGATGCTCGCGCGCGTGTCGCGCATCCTCGAGCAGCTGGTGCAGGCGTGGAGCGTGCTGTCGACGATGACGCCGTCCGAATACTCGGCGATGCGCCCGTATCTCGGCCAGTCGTCGGGCTTCCAGTCGTACCAGTATCGTCAGCTCGAATTCCTGCTCGGCAACAAGAACGTTCAGATGCTGCAGCCGCACGCGCACCGGCCCGACATCCTCGAACAGGTGCGCGCGACGCTCGAGGCGCCGTCGTTCTACGACGAAGTCGTGCGGCTGCTCGCGCGGCGCGGGTTCCCGATCGCGCCGGAACGGCTCGATCGCGACTGGACGCAGCCGACGCGACACGACGAGACGGTCGAAGCCGCATGGCTCGAGGTGTATCGCCACCCGCAGCAGCACTGGGAGCTGTACGAGATGGCCGAGGAACTCGTCGACCTCGAAGACGCGTTCCGCCAGTGGCGCTTCCGTCACGTGACGACCGTCGAGCGCATCATCGGCTTCAAGCAGGGCACCGGCGGCACGAGCGGCGCGCCGTACCTGCGCAAGATGCTCGACGTCGTGCTGTTCCCCGAGCTCTGGCACGTGCGCACCACGCTGTAA
- a CDS encoding MFS transporter, with protein MSTRDGVPPPSVDIGTTLDDGPFTTMQRYVVLLAALAIVLDGFDGQLIGFAIPVLIREWGITRGAFAPAVAAGLIGMGIGSACAGIVADRFGRRQAVIGSVFLFGIATCGIGFAPDVAAIAILRFFAGLGIGGALPTATTMTAEYTPARRRTMMVTATIVCVPLGGMLAGLFAHEVLPRYGWRGLFFAGGALPLVLGFLLVRALPESPRYLARRPARWPELGALLARMERPVAPGTAFTDMKDARAAGGRGGFGALFERGQARDTIALWCAFFMCLLAVYAAFSWLPTMLAASGLSVSVAGAGLTAYNLGGVIGALLCAWAIAHAGSRWPLALCSIGGAVSAVWLMGVDASRHTGWLIVGLGLHGLFVNAVQSTMYALCAYIYPTAVRATGTASALAFGRLGAILSAFAGAIVITTGGATAYLTMLAIAMGVVCVALLVVRRHIPRLSRAAAQPREGEELARTSS; from the coding sequence ATGAGCACGCGTGACGGAGTGCCGCCGCCGTCGGTCGACATCGGCACGACGCTCGACGACGGGCCGTTCACGACGATGCAGCGCTATGTGGTGCTGCTCGCCGCGCTCGCGATCGTGCTCGACGGCTTCGACGGCCAGTTGATCGGTTTCGCGATTCCGGTGCTGATCCGCGAATGGGGCATCACGCGCGGCGCGTTCGCGCCGGCCGTCGCGGCCGGTCTGATCGGCATGGGCATCGGCAGCGCGTGCGCGGGAATCGTCGCGGACCGCTTCGGCCGCCGCCAGGCCGTGATCGGCAGCGTGTTCCTGTTCGGTATCGCGACCTGCGGGATCGGCTTCGCGCCCGACGTCGCGGCAATCGCGATACTGCGCTTTTTCGCGGGGCTCGGGATCGGCGGCGCGCTGCCGACGGCCACGACGATGACGGCCGAATACACGCCGGCCCGGCGCCGCACGATGATGGTGACGGCGACGATCGTCTGCGTGCCGCTCGGCGGGATGCTGGCCGGCCTGTTCGCGCACGAGGTGCTGCCGCGTTACGGCTGGCGCGGGCTCTTCTTCGCGGGCGGCGCGCTGCCGCTCGTGCTCGGCTTCTTGCTCGTGCGCGCGCTGCCGGAATCGCCGCGCTATCTCGCGCGGCGTCCCGCGCGCTGGCCGGAACTCGGCGCGCTGCTCGCGCGGATGGAGCGGCCCGTCGCGCCGGGCACGGCATTTACCGACATGAAGGATGCACGCGCGGCAGGTGGCCGCGGCGGCTTCGGCGCGCTGTTCGAGCGCGGTCAGGCGCGCGACACGATCGCGCTGTGGTGCGCGTTCTTCATGTGCCTGCTGGCCGTGTATGCGGCGTTCAGCTGGCTGCCGACGATGCTCGCGGCGAGCGGGTTGAGCGTGTCGGTCGCGGGGGCGGGGCTTACCGCGTACAACCTCGGCGGCGTGATCGGCGCGCTGCTGTGCGCATGGGCGATCGCGCATGCCGGGTCGCGCTGGCCGCTCGCGCTATGCAGCATCGGCGGTGCGGTGAGTGCGGTGTGGCTGATGGGCGTCGATGCGAGCCGCCACACGGGCTGGCTGATCGTCGGGCTCGGCCTGCACGGGCTGTTCGTCAACGCGGTGCAGTCGACGATGTATGCGCTCTGCGCGTACATCTATCCGACCGCCGTGCGCGCGACGGGCACCGCGAGCGCGCTCGCGTTCGGCCGGCTCGGCGCGATCCTCAGCGCGTTCGCGGGCGCGATCGTGATCACGACGGGCGGCGCCACGGCCTATCTGACGATGCTGGCGATCGCGATGGGCGTTGTCTGCGTCGCGCTGCTCGTCGTGCGACGGCATATCCCGCGGCTTTCACGTGCGGCAGCGCAGCCGCGCGAAGGGGAAGAGCTGGCCCGCACGTCGTCGTGA
- a CDS encoding ketopantoate reductase family protein codes for MRIAILGAGAMGSLFGGLLAESGEAVTLIDVNDAHLDAIRRDGLRIDDDRGERRIRTLQAVRPEVANSDALALPDTPFDLLIVFTKSLHTRNALDGVRALLSPNTCVLTLQNGLGNVEALNAFVPLERILVGVTTWPADAAGPAHVRSHGAGTIRMMTADGAARPFATAVADALSHAGLACTLDADVWAAIWEKVAFNAALNTLCAVTGCAVDQLGNHHDGPRLALAIAAETAAVARAKGIAVDEERIARNVEHAIREHRGHRPSMLQDVLAGRRTEIDAISGKVVAAARETGVAVPHTETMLALVRLIDARKD; via the coding sequence ATGAGGATCGCGATTCTGGGAGCGGGCGCGATGGGCTCGCTGTTCGGCGGGCTACTGGCCGAAAGCGGCGAAGCCGTCACGCTGATCGACGTGAACGACGCGCATCTCGACGCGATCCGCCGCGACGGGCTGCGCATCGACGACGACCGCGGCGAACGGCGCATCCGCACATTGCAGGCCGTGCGGCCGGAAGTGGCGAATTCAGATGCGCTTGCCTTGCCCGACACACCGTTCGACCTGCTGATCGTTTTCACGAAGTCGCTGCATACGCGTAACGCGCTCGACGGCGTGCGTGCGCTGCTGTCACCGAACACCTGCGTGCTGACGCTGCAGAACGGGCTCGGCAATGTCGAGGCGCTGAATGCGTTCGTGCCGCTCGAGCGCATCCTGGTCGGCGTGACGACGTGGCCGGCCGATGCGGCCGGGCCTGCGCACGTGCGCTCGCACGGTGCGGGCACGATCCGCATGATGACGGCCGACGGCGCGGCGCGCCCGTTCGCGACGGCCGTGGCCGACGCGCTGTCGCACGCGGGGCTCGCGTGCACGCTCGATGCCGACGTGTGGGCCGCGATATGGGAAAAGGTCGCGTTCAACGCGGCGCTCAACACGCTGTGCGCGGTGACGGGCTGCGCGGTCGACCAGCTCGGCAATCATCACGACGGGCCGCGGCTCGCGCTCGCGATTGCTGCCGAGACGGCTGCCGTCGCCCGTGCGAAGGGCATCGCGGTCGATGAAGAACGCATTGCGCGCAACGTCGAACATGCGATCCGCGAACATCGCGGCCATCGTCCGTCGATGCTGCAGGACGTGCTCGCGGGTCGCCGCACGGAAATCGACGCGATCAGCGGCAAGGTCGTCGCAGCCGCGCGCGAAACGGGCGTCGCGGTGCCGCATACCGAGACGATGCTCGCGCTCGTCCGGCTGATCGACGCGCGGAAGGACTGA
- a CDS encoding aldehyde dehydrogenase yields MQTVSMLIGGERRHSSSGATFVRRNPLDGEIASEAPACTVDDARAAADAAARAFPEWAALGPGARRALLLKAAAAVEAKHEQFVAAMAAETGASALWAGFNVHLAASGLVEAASLTTQVGGELIPSDVPGSLAMGVRQPAGVVLGIAPWNAPVILATRALALPLACGNTVVLKGSELCPVTHGLIVEALQEAGLPPGVVNFVTNAPEDAGAVVDALIAHPAVRRANFTGSTRVGRIVAEACARHLKPSVLELGGKAPFVVLDDADLDAAVAAAAFGAFANSGQICMSTERIIVDASIADAFAAKLADKAASLPLGDPRNGPVVLGSLIDMKAVDRCNALIDDALAHGATLLCGGKADSTLFPATLLDHVTPAMRIYAEESFGPVKGIVRVDGEEAAIRCANDNAFGLSSAVFSRDVARALRVASRVESGICHVNGPTVHDEAQMPFGGVKDSGFGHFGGKAGIAAFTDLRWITVQTAPRHYPF; encoded by the coding sequence ATGCAAACCGTATCGATGCTGATCGGCGGCGAACGCCGCCATTCGTCCAGCGGCGCGACCTTCGTGCGCCGTAACCCGCTCGACGGCGAAATTGCGTCCGAAGCGCCCGCGTGTACCGTCGACGATGCGCGCGCCGCAGCCGATGCGGCCGCCCGTGCGTTCCCCGAATGGGCCGCGCTCGGTCCCGGCGCGCGCCGCGCGCTGCTGCTGAAGGCGGCCGCCGCGGTCGAAGCGAAACACGAGCAGTTCGTCGCGGCGATGGCGGCCGAGACGGGCGCGTCGGCGCTATGGGCAGGCTTCAACGTGCACCTCGCCGCGAGCGGGCTCGTCGAGGCCGCGTCGCTGACCACGCAGGTCGGCGGCGAACTGATTCCGTCGGACGTGCCGGGCTCGCTCGCGATGGGCGTGCGGCAGCCGGCCGGCGTCGTGCTCGGCATCGCGCCGTGGAATGCGCCGGTGATCCTCGCGACACGCGCGCTCGCGCTGCCGCTCGCGTGCGGCAACACGGTCGTGCTGAAGGGCTCGGAGCTGTGCCCGGTCACGCACGGGCTGATCGTCGAGGCGCTGCAGGAGGCCGGGCTGCCGCCGGGCGTCGTCAACTTCGTGACGAATGCGCCGGAGGATGCGGGCGCCGTCGTCGATGCGCTGATCGCGCATCCGGCCGTGCGCCGCGCGAATTTCACGGGCTCGACGCGGGTCGGCCGGATCGTCGCGGAGGCCTGCGCGCGCCACCTGAAACCGTCGGTGCTGGAGCTCGGCGGCAAGGCGCCGTTCGTCGTGCTCGACGATGCCGATCTCGACGCGGCCGTCGCGGCCGCCGCGTTCGGCGCATTCGCGAATTCCGGGCAGATCTGCATGTCGACCGAGCGCATCATTGTCGACGCATCGATTGCCGATGCATTCGCCGCGAAGCTCGCCGACAAGGCCGCGTCGCTGCCGCTCGGCGACCCGCGCAACGGGCCCGTCGTGCTCGGTTCGCTGATCGACATGAAAGCCGTCGATCGCTGCAACGCGTTGATCGACGATGCACTCGCGCACGGCGCAACGCTGCTGTGCGGCGGCAAGGCCGACAGCACGCTGTTTCCGGCGACGCTGCTCGACCATGTGACGCCTGCGATGCGCATTTACGCGGAAGAATCGTTCGGCCCGGTGAAGGGCATCGTACGCGTCGACGGCGAAGAAGCCGCGATCCGCTGCGCGAACGACAACGCGTTCGGGCTGTCGTCGGCCGTGTTCAGCCGTGACGTCGCGCGTGCGCTGCGCGTCGCGTCGCGCGTCGAATCGGGCATCTGCCACGTGAATGGCCCCACCGTGCACGACGAGGCGCAGATGCCGTTCGGCGGCGTGAAGGACAGCGGCTTCGGCCACTTCGGCGGAAAGGCCGGCATCGCTGCGTTCACGGACTTGCGCTGGATCACCGTGCAGACCGCACCGCGCCACTACCCGTTCTGA
- the mdlC gene encoding benzoylformate decarboxylase — MSGHPPPSAAPVTVRDAVIDLFRQFGIDRVFGNPGSTELPMFRDFPDDFRYVLGLQEAVVVGMADGHAQATGNAAVVNLHSAAGVGNAMGNLFTAFKNRTPLIVTAGQQARAILPFDPFLGATQAAELPKPYVKWSIEPARAQDVPAAIARAYYIAMQEPRGPVFVSIPVDDWDQPAELLPRREVSSVVRPDPDALTRLGDALDAARRPAFVVGAAVDRAGAWDDVVRLAERHRARVYVAPMSGRCSFPEDHPLFAGFLPAIREKIVARLDGHDLVFAYGAPAFTYHIEGFGPHVPPGATLVQLVDDPGIAAWTPSGDAVVGNLRLAARDLLARPAPPERPMPAPRAPRARVDAPAAGERMSVAFALQTLADVRDAHDIVVEEAPSARPVMQEHLPFTRSGTFYTMDSGGLGYGMPAAVGVALAHPERRVIALIGDGSSLYSIQALWSAAQLKLPLTFVILNNRRYAALQDFAPVFGFGPDDPVQGTDLPDLDFVALAQGMGCHGVRVADAARLRDTLTDALHAATPVVVEVEIA; from the coding sequence ATGTCCGGCCACCCGCCCCCATCCGCCGCACCGGTCACCGTTCGTGACGCCGTGATCGACCTGTTCCGCCAGTTCGGCATCGACCGCGTATTCGGCAATCCCGGCTCGACCGAGCTGCCGATGTTCCGCGATTTCCCGGACGATTTTCGTTACGTGCTCGGCCTGCAGGAGGCCGTCGTGGTCGGGATGGCCGACGGCCATGCGCAGGCCACCGGCAACGCGGCGGTCGTCAATCTGCATTCGGCGGCGGGTGTCGGCAATGCGATGGGCAATCTCTTCACCGCATTCAAGAACCGCACGCCGCTGATCGTCACCGCGGGCCAGCAGGCGCGGGCGATTTTGCCGTTCGATCCGTTCCTCGGCGCGACGCAGGCTGCCGAGCTGCCGAAGCCGTACGTGAAATGGAGCATCGAACCGGCGCGCGCGCAGGACGTGCCGGCCGCGATCGCGCGGGCGTATTACATCGCGATGCAGGAGCCGCGCGGCCCCGTGTTCGTGTCGATACCGGTCGACGATTGGGATCAGCCGGCCGAACTGTTGCCGCGCCGCGAGGTCAGCAGCGTCGTGCGGCCCGATCCCGATGCGCTCACGCGGCTTGGCGACGCGCTCGACGCCGCCCGGCGTCCCGCGTTCGTGGTCGGCGCGGCCGTCGATCGCGCGGGCGCGTGGGACGACGTCGTGCGGCTCGCCGAGCGGCACCGTGCGCGCGTGTACGTCGCGCCGATGTCGGGGCGCTGCAGTTTCCCCGAGGATCATCCGCTGTTCGCGGGATTCCTGCCCGCTATCCGCGAGAAGATCGTCGCGCGGCTCGACGGGCACGACCTCGTGTTCGCGTACGGTGCGCCCGCGTTCACCTATCACATCGAAGGCTTCGGCCCGCACGTGCCGCCGGGCGCGACGCTGGTGCAGCTCGTCGACGATCCGGGCATCGCCGCGTGGACACCGTCCGGCGACGCGGTCGTCGGTAACCTGAGGCTTGCCGCGCGCGACCTGCTGGCGCGCCCGGCGCCGCCCGAGCGGCCGATGCCCGCGCCGCGCGCACCGCGTGCACGCGTCGACGCGCCGGCCGCCGGTGAGCGCATGTCGGTCGCATTTGCGCTGCAGACGCTTGCCGACGTGCGCGATGCGCACGACATCGTCGTCGAGGAGGCGCCGAGCGCGCGGCCGGTGATGCAGGAACACCTGCCGTTCACGCGCAGCGGCACGTTCTACACGATGGACAGCGGCGGGCTCGGCTACGGAATGCCGGCCGCCGTCGGCGTCGCGCTTGCGCACCCTGAGCGGCGCGTGATCGCGCTGATCGGCGACGGCTCGAGCCTGTATTCGATCCAGGCACTGTGGAGCGCGGCGCAGCTGAAGCTGCCGCTTACTTTCGTGATCCTGAACAACCGGCGCTACGCGGCGCTGCAGGATTTCGCGCCCGTGTTCGGCTTCGGCCCCGACGACCCCGTGCAGGGCACCGATCTGCCCGACCTCGATTTCGTCGCGCTGGCGCAGGGGATGGGCTGCCACGGTGTACGCGTTGCCGATGCGGCGCGCCTGCGCGACACACTGACCGACGCGCTGCATGCCGCGACGCCGGTCGTCGTCGAAGTCGAGATTGCCTGA
- a CDS encoding LysR family transcriptional regulator, with protein MTFDLRQLRAFTTIVACGSLGRAADALHVTQPALSRILKRLEDQVGAPLFERHSKGVQLTAFGEALLPHATLLQHEAEHAREELDAMRGFAKGTIKVGTVGSIASLVLPVAVGRVLDRWPNLRVEIIEGVWDRLAEGLNKHEIDLALSAHGPDTDEIVAIPECRWEDRSHIVAAPQHPLRALGRAPTLADTLHARWAIPPRGTAPFDHMRATFDAHGLALPDIAVETRSVTTLKSLVAHAGFLSWMAEPMYGAEQRAGTIDTLPVREVVAVRTLTAFRRRHGILPGPAGKLLEELVALTREGR; from the coding sequence ATGACTTTCGATCTCCGACAATTGCGCGCCTTCACGACGATCGTCGCGTGCGGCAGCCTCGGCCGCGCCGCCGACGCGCTGCATGTGACGCAGCCAGCGCTGAGCCGGATCCTGAAGCGGCTCGAGGATCAGGTCGGCGCGCCCTTGTTCGAGCGCCACTCGAAAGGCGTGCAGCTCACCGCGTTCGGCGAGGCGCTGCTGCCGCACGCGACGCTGCTGCAGCACGAGGCCGAGCACGCGCGCGAGGAACTCGACGCGATGCGCGGGTTCGCGAAGGGCACGATCAAGGTCGGCACGGTGGGCAGCATCGCGAGCCTCGTGCTGCCGGTCGCGGTCGGCCGCGTGCTCGACCGCTGGCCGAACCTGCGCGTCGAGATCATCGAAGGCGTGTGGGACCGGCTCGCGGAAGGGCTGAACAAGCACGAGATCGATCTCGCGTTGTCCGCGCACGGACCCGACACCGACGAGATCGTCGCGATTCCCGAGTGCCGCTGGGAAGATCGCAGTCATATCGTTGCGGCGCCGCAGCATCCGCTGCGCGCGCTCGGCCGCGCGCCGACGCTCGCCGATACGCTGCACGCGCGCTGGGCGATTCCGCCGCGCGGCACCGCGCCGTTCGACCACATGCGCGCGACCTTCGACGCGCACGGGCTCGCGCTGCCCGACATCGCGGTCGAGACGCGTTCGGTCACGACGCTGAAGAGCCTCGTCGCGCATGCCGGCTTCCTGAGCTGGATGGCCGAGCCGATGTATGGCGCCGAGCAGCGCGCCGGCACGATCGACACGTTGCCCGTGCGCGAGGTCGTCGCGGTGCGCACGCTCACCGCGTTCCGGCGCCGCCACGGGATCCTGCCCGGGCCGGCCGGCAAGCTGCTCGAGGAACTCGTCGCGTTGACGCGCGAGGGGCGCTGA
- the dalD gene encoding D-arabinitol 4-dehydrogenase, protein MSASPSARAPVLLHIGAGSFHRAHQAWYLHRVNAAVPADERWSLTVGNIRDDMRATMDALTAQHGAYTLETVTPQGERAYETIRAITRVLPWSIDLAALIDAGADPACRIVSFTVTEGGYYLDEHNRLDIANADLAADLQGARTTLYGALAALLAERMTRGAGPLTLQSCDNLRNNGARFRAGMREFLERRGETALLAWFDANVATPSAMVDRITPRPTADVRERVLAATGIDDACPVMGESFIQWVIEDRFAAGRPRWELAGAELVDDVHPYEEAKIRILNATHSCIAWAGTLAGHTYIHEGTHDAAIRRFAHDYVTQDVIPCLTPSPLDLARYRDVVLERFGNPYVLDTNQRVAADGFSKIPGFIAPTLVESFARGAAPVATAVLPALFLRFLERWARGLLPYAYQDGVMDDSAARAIVDADDPVVALCASRALWGSLAGNAALFEALRGALARVDAWLAQR, encoded by the coding sequence ATGAGCGCATCGCCCTCCGCCCGCGCGCCCGTGCTGCTGCACATCGGCGCGGGCTCGTTTCACCGCGCGCACCAGGCGTGGTATCTGCATCGCGTGAACGCGGCCGTGCCGGCCGACGAACGCTGGTCGCTGACCGTCGGCAACATCCGCGACGACATGCGCGCGACGATGGATGCGCTCACTGCGCAGCACGGCGCCTACACGCTCGAAACCGTCACGCCGCAAGGCGAGCGCGCGTACGAGACGATCCGCGCGATCACGCGCGTGCTGCCGTGGTCGATCGACCTCGCCGCGCTGATCGACGCAGGCGCCGATCCGGCGTGCCGGATCGTGTCGTTCACCGTCACCGAAGGCGGCTACTACCTCGACGAACACAACCGGCTCGACATCGCGAACGCCGATCTCGCCGCCGACCTGCAGGGCGCGCGCACGACGCTGTACGGCGCGCTCGCGGCGCTGCTCGCCGAACGCATGACGCGCGGCGCGGGCCCGCTCACGCTGCAGAGCTGCGACAACCTGCGCAACAACGGCGCGCGCTTTCGCGCCGGGATGCGCGAATTCCTCGAACGGCGCGGTGAAACCGCCCTCCTCGCGTGGTTCGACGCGAACGTCGCGACGCCGAGCGCGATGGTCGACCGCATCACGCCGCGCCCGACCGCCGACGTGCGCGAGCGCGTACTCGCGGCCACCGGTATCGACGACGCGTGCCCGGTGATGGGCGAATCGTTCATCCAGTGGGTGATCGAGGACCGCTTCGCGGCCGGCCGGCCGCGCTGGGAGCTGGCCGGCGCCGAACTCGTCGACGACGTGCATCCGTACGAGGAAGCGAAGATCCGCATTCTCAACGCGACGCACAGCTGCATCGCGTGGGCCGGCACGCTCGCGGGCCATACCTACATCCACGAAGGCACGCACGACGCGGCGATCCGGCGCTTCGCGCACGATTACGTGACGCAGGACGTGATCCCGTGCCTGACGCCGAGCCCGCTCGATCTCGCGCGCTATCGCGACGTCGTGCTCGAACGCTTCGGCAACCCGTACGTGCTCGACACGAACCAGCGCGTGGCGGCCGACGGCTTCTCGAAGATCCCCGGCTTCATCGCACCGACGCTCGTCGAATCGTTCGCGCGCGGCGCGGCGCCGGTCGCCACCGCCGTGCTGCCCGCGTTGTTCCTGCGCTTTCTCGAACGCTGGGCGCGTGGCCTGCTGCCGTATGCGTACCAGGACGGCGTGATGGACGACAGCGCCGCGCGGGCGATCGTCGACGCCGACGATCCGGTCGTCGCGCTGTGCGCGAGCCGCGCGCTGTGGGGCTCGCTCGCCGGCAACGCGGCGCTGTTCGAGGCGCTGCGCGGCGCGCTCGCGCGGGTCGACGCATGGCTGGCACAACGCTGA